Genomic DNA from Lagenorhynchus albirostris chromosome 9, mLagAlb1.1, whole genome shotgun sequence:
aatgaagcaactgacaaaagattaatctccaaaatatacaagcagctcttgcagttcaatatcaaaaaatcaaacaacccagtccaaaaatgggcagaagacctaaaaagacatttctctaaacaagatatacagattgccaacaaacacatgaaaggatgttcaacatcactaatcattagagaaatgcaaatcaaaactacaatgaggtatcacctcacaccagtcagaatggccatcatcaaaatatctagaagcaataaatgcagGGGGggagtgaggagaaaagggaaccctcttgcactgttggtgggaatgtaaattggtacagccactatggaggttccttaaacaactaaaaatagaactagcatacgactcagcaatcccactgctgggcatatacccagagagagccataattcaaaaagagccatgtacccaatattcattgcagcactatttacagtagccaggaggcaacctaagtgtccatcgacagatgaataggtaaaaagatgtggcacttatatacaatggaatattactcagccataaaaagaaacgaaattgagttatttgtagcgaggtggatggacctacattctgtcatacagaatgaaataagtcagaaagagaaaaacaagtaccgtatgctaacacatatatatggaatcttaaaaaaaaaaaaagggttctgaagaacctcagagtaggacaggaataaagatgcagacatagagaatggacttgaggacatggggaggggcaagggtaagctgggatgaagtgagagagtggcatggacatatataccctaccaaatgtaaaatagagagctattGGAAAGCAGCCAcacagaacagggagatcagcttggtgctttttaaccacctagaggggtgagataggtagggtaggagggagacgcaagaaggaggagttatggtgttatatgtatacatatagctgatttactttgttatgcagcagaaactagcacaccactgtaaagcaattatactcaataaagatgttaaaaaaatgcagatgtggtacatttatatgatggaatactactcagccatagaaaataatgaaataatgccattagcagcaacatggatggacctgagatatcatactaagtgaaataagaaaaagacaaatgccatctgatatcacttatatgtggaatctaaaatatgacacaaatgaacatatctatgaaacaaaaacagactcacagacattgagAGCAGACTCATGGTTGCCAagtgggggtgtgggagggaaggattgggagtttgggattagcagatgcaaaccattatatatagaatggataaacaacaagttcctactgtaaagcacagggaactctattcaatatcctgtgataaaccataatggaaaagtatatgaaaaagaatatgtgtataactgaatgactttgcagtacagcagaaattaacacaacactaaatcaactatacttcaataaagtttaaaaaaaaagaatagtagtgCTTTAAtctcatcacttttttttaatataatgtattTCTGCCTATTTGCTTCTTATGTAATCACTCAGATAGCAGTATTCAGTAGAGGAAAGCAAAGGCTTCTAAGTATTGTATAAAGACCTGGTTTTGaaacccagctctgctacttactagctggaCAACTTTGGACAAATTAATGGGtatttctgagtctcagttcctcatctgttaaatggagataGTAATTCCTACCTTGTCGATTTGTCATAATGAGTTTCCCAATATCTGGAAAATAATAATGgctattcaataaatgatagtgACTTTGAATAGCAGGAGAGAGAAAGTTGGCTTTGAGAAAGCACGACCATAAGGCAGGAACTCCAGGCGATGCTGGGATTTGCTTTTGATTTGTTAAAGTGTATTATGTATGTGCTCTCTCTCCCTCAGACTCATAGAAAGGCTTTGCAAATAAGGGGGAAAGTGTGAATGTGTTTGAGTGGCCAGAGTTCCAATTGTGGTGCATTAGATTGAAGGAAGCTGTCTTTAACTTACCTTgaatgggaagaaggaagaatgaaaaaggTATGCAAGATGTGAAACGGAAGCAGTGTCATAATTTTACATAGGTTAGATTTTCACGGCAAGGCATCACTGTAGTGGTGAATTCCCATTGCCAAACACGAGTACTCATTTCACTTTCAGGGCCAGTAACCAgtagccactttttaaaaaatgtacagtggagaaaggacagcctcttcaataagtggtgctgggaaaactggacaggtacatgtaaaagtatgagattagatcactccctaacaccatacacaaaaataagctcaaaatggattaaagacctaaatgtaaggccagaaactatcaagctcttagaggaaaacataggcagaacactctatgacataaatcacagcaagatcctttttgacccacctcctagagaaatggaaataaaaacaaaaataaacaaatgggacctaatgaaacttcaaagcttttgcacagcaaaggaaaccataaacaagaccaaaagacaaccctcagaatgggagaaaatatttgcaaatgaagcaactgacaaaagattaatctccaaaatttacaagcagctcatgcagctcaataacaaaaaaacaaacaacccaatccaaaaatgggcagaagacctaaatcgacatttctccaaagaagatatacagactgccaacaaacacatgaaagaatgctcaacatcattaatcattagagaaacgcaaatcgaaactacactgagatatcatctcacaacgctcagaacggccatcatcaaaaaatctacaaacaataaatgctggagagggtgtggaagaaagggaacactcttgcactgctggtgggaatgtgaattagtacagccactatggagaagagtatggaggttccttaaaaaactacaaatagaactaccatatgacccagcaatcccactactgggcatataccctgagaaaaccataattcaaaaagagtcatgtaccaaaatgttcattgcagctctatttacaatagcccggagatggaaacaacctaagtgtccatcatcggatgaatggataaagaagatgtggcacgtatatacaatggaatattagccataaaaagaaacgaaattgagctatttgtaatgaggtggatggacctagagtctgtcatacagagtgaagtaagtcagaaagagaaatacaaataccgtatgctaacacatatatatggaatttaagaaaaaaaaatgtcatgaagaacctaggggtaagacagggataaagacacagacctactagagaatggacttgaggatatggggagggagaagggtaaactgtgacaaagtgagagagtggcatggacatatatacactcccaaacgtaaaatagctagctagtgggaagcagccccatagcacagggagatcagcctgatgctttgtgaccacctagtggggtgggatagggagggtgggaaggagggagatgcaagaagggagagatatggggacatatgtatatgtataactgattcactttgttataaagcagaaactaacacaccattgtaaagcaattatactccaataaagatgttaaaaaaaaaaaaagcattgtctCCAGTTAGGGTTATTTATCTAGAGCTTCTCttcattagttttctgttttgtctaTGATCTTCTACTTTGTAAAGTGATGAATATGATAGGCTGGGTTATGGTGTGGGTTCTTTCTGAAAAACAGTGAATAATATCAGAACTGTATATACTTCTCAAATATCATAGTCTCTGCTCCTCTTTcaccttcaattaaaaaacttattttggGGATATATATAGAAGGGCtataatttattgaattattaatatataccaagcactgtgctaagcactgcataagcattatctcatttaattccaacAGCAATCCTGTGAGGTAAGAATTATTTATAGTCctatttcatagataaggaaactgaggctcagagaagttaaataacttgcccaaagacacaaAGTGAGTAATTGGTAGAGGTAAAGCAAATTGAACCCAACATTTTTTGACTCTGTAGCCTGAGTATCTATCTTCTATATATGGAGCATTATGAGCATATTAAATGCAATAATGCATTTAAAGCACAGAGGTGGCAgttagcaagtgctcaataactattATTAATTGCTTTCAATTGTCAAAGATAGTTAAGTATAAAAAGTTCAGGATTTTAAAAAGGATATGTAGTGGAAGAGATTTGGGATGCTGTACCTATACTGCTAGCATCAGTCCAGCGTTCATCCTCATCAAAGTGAGCATCTcctcccaggcctggcccaggtGGAAAGGCATGAGCCAGTGTGTTTCCTGGCCCATCAAATGGGTCGGGGTCCCCGTGAGCTGAAAGAAAAAGTGGTAATTGCCTTTAGTGACTGAATTTATCTCCAGTCATTTCATCTTTTAGTTTATAGTACATGATTATTGACGTTAGAAAGATTAGCCCCAAGCAGTCAGCTGCATACACAGGGTGGTTTGGGTGTTTATTTGTCACAGGGACTTTTTCTTTCACAGAACCACTGCTCATCCCTGATAACCACCACATGTTGAAAGCTTACTGATATGGactttaaatacattcacatcCTACTTATGGTGGCATCTAAGTGTTATGTTTGATCATTTTCCTTAGCTGGATGGTGGCAGAGTGCACAATGAGTTTGAGTACTGGATTCAGCAGATAACTGCATACCATTTAATATACGTTTTCTTAAAAACCCAGCTTTTTCTTTGCGGATGTAGTAGACAGTCCCTTGAAGAACTGTGCTCAAGGTGTCTTAAAATAGATTTTGATAGTGCTTTTATTTGTGATGCagagacatttattttcaaattggtGTCAGGCCATATCCAGTTTATCCAGTTCTTGAAAAACATGGAGTACCATGATCAGTGCTTTTCTGTAAGGTTTTCTTCAGTCTTGTTAATATTGTGGTTGAAGCTCAAATTTCGGCTAAATTCACAGCACCCAGGAAGTTTAACATTAAAGCAGGCCAAGAAGACCAACATTTTCCTCTAAATTTGCACCATGAAACACCAGCAATTAATAGCAGTTCATGTATATGGGTTATATCTCCTTAAGCCCTTTAATATGAAAGTTctctattttctactttttactaCATGAAGCGTGTTGGCAATAAGCCACAGGGACTGTTCACTTCTTGGAGACCACTTAAGGCCTTTGGAAGTTGTAACCTCTTCTTTTGGTTTAATGTTGATGttagatatattttaaactgtcccataaatatatatgtatatcatgaTTCATGTTACAAAACAgaggttggcaaacattttctgtgaagGACCAGATTTGTGGGCTTGAAGACCTCTGTCGGAATTGCTAAAGTCTGCCATTGTAGCCCCAAAGCACTCATAGACAATAGGTAATTGAAGGAccatggctgtgttctaataactATTTACAGATTTGGctcatgggccatagtttgccatcTTCTGCTATAAAAAGTGGCTCGAAGTTAATGGACTAGAAAAAGTGTAAGAACATTGATCTTTAATGAgatgatctatctatctatcatctatctatatctctttaaagatttttaaatccgAGAAAGAGGAGGGCACTGATATAAATAACAAGCAAAATAGCACACAGGATCAGCCTGCAGGAATCTTCCTTACCTCCTCTTGCAAAGCCAATCATGATATCAGCAATTCCCCAGCTAACTCTCTTGAAGCTCAGTGGGATCTCTTTGCTCCACACGTTGAAGGCCTTTGCCACTAATTGATTCACTATGACATGTGGTAAGTCTCGAGTATATGACACGATTCTggtagaaaacaagaaaacaatgttTGACCTTTTAGGAAATAGGCTTTACTGTTTTTGCTAAAATGAGCCAAAGCAAAACTAACCTGTAGGTGACCACTTTGGAAGTCCATTTTGGGCGATCTGGGAATAGGGAATATTCTGCAACATCTGGCACTCCACATCTGGGCTTCCGCATGATTTCTATAATGTGGGAGCTTAATGTTCCAGTTATAGGCAGGCGAAAAAATTTTTGCATCTGCTTGAGTTTGACTTCTAAACTATTGGGGTCCCTTATTTTTGAATCAGATGGATAAAATCTTTTCAGATAGTCCTATTGGAAAGAGAGTAATTGATCTATAATTCTTGTTTATTGTCTTCTTTTAGCTCAGAAGTCTGCACATCTTTGCTTCTGACTCCTGTGGACCCAAATAGTAGTGTGAAGGCAGAATACTTACATAGTAAACAAGTAAAACAAGAGTgcattaatgaaaagaaaacttaatattgATGATGAAGCACTGCCATTTCATTTCATGAGCAAAAGAgtccctccatttttcttttatcccaTTAAACGTTTTGAAGAGAAACACACTGTATACTTTATAAAACATAGACTTGTTTGTAATAGCCAATCAGGAAGAGTGCCCAGTGTGCCCTCAAGGGGCACAGCTGAGACCTCTCCTTGGCATCAGAGACCCTATGGGGAGATCCGAAGTCACCCAGCCCTTTCTAAAATTCTCTGGAGATCAGATCCCAGCTGAGGTTAAAGGTCTTAATATTTTAGTCCTGGGAAAGGTTattatgacattattttgttttatatacgTATTCTCCAGGTGAAGAGATCAGAACTCTTAGTAACTAAATGATTTGCCCTGGGGTCACATGTTAAGTTAGTAGCAGAACTGGCTCTGAGTTTCTTGACTGCCAGGCCAGTGCTCTTTCCATGGCTAACTCCTTAATAAAACCCTCTTTGTGAGACTGCAGGATAAAGCAGGTCTCTCAGGTGTATTCCATGGGCAATTGGGTCCCTGGGAATTTCTTAAAGGACACTAGTGAATGGGTATGAGGATGGCAGTCCAGCAGcctaaataggaaaaaatagaaagtgaatgaaataacaacagcagcaaagGACTTTTATTAAGCACTTAGTAGTGCCAGGGACTATAACAGGAGCTTTACATtacttatctcatttaaacctcataacCACCCTGTGAAGTAAGGTATGGcattattttcctatttcacaTTTGAAGAATCATGGCTCAGGAGAGTGAAATAAGTTGCACGAGGTCACCCCATGAGTAACCAAAGGAGCTGGTATTTGAACTTGtgttctgattccaaagcccatttCATCAGAAAAATGTATAGTGTTATATAATGTGTGATAATATCTTTGAAATGATTTAAACATTGGCTCACTCATTTGCAATCTAATTTGGAGTAGGTGGTAATGTTTACTTGTCTGAGAACCGCTTAGGAGTATGCACTTTA
This window encodes:
- the MMP7 gene encoding matrilysin, with amino-acid sequence MQLAVLTVLYAVSVLPGTLAVQLPQKAGGMSGLPWEQAQDYLKRFYPSDSKIRDPNSLEVKLKQMQKFFRLPITGTLSSHIIEIMRKPRCGVPDVAEYSLFPDRPKWTSKVVTYRIVSYTRDLPHVIVNQLVAKAFNVWSKEIPLSFKRVSWGIADIMIGFARGAHGDPDPFDGPGNTLAHAFPPGPGLGGDAHFDEDERWTDASSIGVNFLYTATHELGHSLGLDHSSDPNAVMYPTYGEGDYKNFKLSQDDINGIQKLYGKRNDSRKN